In Quercus robur chromosome 10, dhQueRobu3.1, whole genome shotgun sequence, a genomic segment contains:
- the LOC126702714 gene encoding protein SHORT-ROOT-like, with amino-acid sequence MDITLFTPEESPFFQSTQQSNGQAAIDMHSNNQPQHSHTSTSRSSDSGVLPSASGKWASRLLKECAQAISEKDSSKIHQLLWMLNELASPYGDCDQKLASYFLQALFCKATESGQRCYKTLTSVAEKSHSFDSARKLILKFQEVSPWMTFGHVASNGAILEALEGETKLHIIDISNTLCTQWPTLLEALATRNDDTPHLKLTVVVTTSTVKSVMKEVGQRMEKFARLMGVPFEFNAIMGLNHLAELTKEVLGVQEDEATVVNCIGALRRVEVEERGAVIQMFQSLRPRVVTIVEEEADLSSSRDDFVKCFEECLRFYTLYFEMLEESFVPTSNERLMLERDCSRSIVRVLACDDEKSSEEDCERRERGSQWSERLKEAFSPVGFSDDVVDDVKALLKRYKAGWALVLPQGDHDDSGIYLTWKEEPVLWASAWKP; translated from the coding sequence ATGGACATAACTCTTTTCACTCCGGAAGAATCACCCTTCTTCCAGTCCACCCAGCAGAGCAATGGTCAGGCAGCAATAGATATGCATAGCAACAATCAGCCTCAACATAGCCACACATCGACAAGCCGATCATCTGACTCTGGTGTGCTGCCTAGTGCATCAGGTAAATGGGCCTCAAGACTTCTCAAGGAGTGTGCACAAGCTATATCCGAGAAGGACTCTAGCAAAATCCATCAACTTCTATGGATGTTGAATGAGCTTGCTTCACCTTATGGAGATTGTGATCAGAAATTAGCATCTTATTTCTTACAAGCTCTATTTTGTAAGGCCACGGAGTCCGGCCAAAGATGCTACAAAACACTAACTTCAGTGGCTGAAAAGAGCCACTCCTTTGATTCAGCTAGGAAATTGATACTAAAGTTCCAAGAGGTAAGTCCATGGATGACTTTTGGTCATGTAGCTTCAAATGGTGCTATTTTGGAAGCTTTAGAGGGTGAGACCAAACTTCACATAATTGATATAAGCAATACCCTTTGCACCCAATGGCCTACTTTGCTAGAAGCTTTGGCTACAAGAAATGATGACACCCCTCATTTAAAGCTTACTGTTGTGGTGACAACTAGTACAGTCAAGTCAGTCATGAAGGAAGTAGGTCAGAGAATGGAAAAGTTTGCAAGATTAATGGGAGTACCCTTTGAGTTTAATGCTATAATGGGGCTAAATCATTTGGCAGAGCTCACAAAAGAAGTACTAGGTGTTCAAGAGGATGAAGCTACTGTGGTGAATTGTATTGGGGCCTTGAGAAGAGTGGAAGTAGAGGAAAGAGGAGCTGTGATTCAAATGTTCCAATCGCTTAGGCCTCGAGTTGTGACCATTGTTGAGGAAGAAGCAgacttatcaagctcaagagatgaCTTTGTGAAGTGCTTTGAAGAGTGCCTTAGGTTCTATACATTGTACTTTGAGATGCTAGAGGAGAGCTTTGTCCCAACAAGTAATGAGAGATTAATGTTGGAGAGGGATTGCTCAAGGAGCATAGTTAGGGTTTTGGCTTGTGATGATGAAAAAAGTAGTGAAGAAGATTGTGAGAGAAGGGAGAGAGGGAGCCAATGGTCTGAGAGGCTCAAGGAGGCATTTTCACCAGTTGGGTTTAGTGATGATGTTGTGGATGATGTCAAGGCATTGCTAAAGAGGTACAAAGCTGGTTGGGCACTTGTGCTACCACAAGGAGATCATGATGACTCAGGAATTTACTTGACATGGAAGGAAGAACCAGTACTTTGGGCTTCAGCATGGAAACCATAA